Genomic window (Gelria sp. Kuro-4):
GCTGGCAACCTCGTCCGTACAGTAGTCGGGTACGTTTGTGACAATAACGCCGTGCCGCGTGGCCGCCGGGACATCAGCCGCGTTAAAGCCAATACCAATGGCGCAAAAAGCGCGCAGCTCAGGCAAGGCCTCGTAAATGCGCTCCGACATCTTTTGGTGCTGGGAAAGAACCACCTCTGCCCCTTGGGCAGCCTGTATGAATTCCTTCTCCGGAAGAATGTCCACAAAGTTTACGATCGCGTCAGGGTACTCCGTAAGGAGATAATTCTTGATGAGCTCCCGACCCGTAAAGTTTGCTCCCGCCGCCACGACAACCTTTTTCTTTTCCGCCATCTTAACTTCCCCCTGTGTAGATATCTCGTTTTGTGTATAGACCACCAATACGCAATCTGCCGCACCCAGTGGCCACACGCCCGTAACGGAGCCTGCAAATGCACCCCAAGCGTCTCCACCCACTCAGGCAAGCACACTATCTTAAAGCAGCCGACCGTCATCGATAAAGGCCATGGGCCGTAATTGCCCGCTAATCTCGATGTTGTCATTCGCTTCCGCTTCCGGCAAAAGGCTCTCGGAAATTTCAATCTCGTCCAAGTTGGCTGTTGTTCTAATACGTACGACTTTTGCCTCCGACGGCTCGATACGATTACACGTCTTTAGGGCCACAGCAATAGCCTGCAGGTCGTTGTCCAGTGCCATCGGTATCGCCCCACCGCGCAGGATGGTCGAAGTAATGGCATTGGCGTACGTCTTCTCTTTATCGATTTGGGCAATTACGCTGGTCGTGGTAACATCGGCCGAGCCCAAGCCGATGGCGTTCCCGTGTGACTCCTTGGTTAGCCCCAGCACTACTACTTTCTGTACCCGCGGCTCAGGCCGCAAGGCCATCATAAAGGGTTCAGAAAATCTGCCGGTAACGTTAGGGTCCATTCCACTTCCGCTGATGTTCTTCCCGATCTTCTCAACGATGAGCACGTCGATGGCGTCGAATAAAATCCGCGGCATGGCCGCATGGGCAATATCCAACAGTTCCATATCCGTAGCTTCGAACTTATCCGGAGTAACCGCCCGAATGAGCATCTGCTCGTGATAGCCGTTCTCTACCAGGGCCAAGCCGCAGGTAATGGGGGCGCGTTCGATGATCGCTCGCCCAACTTCAGGAATGAGTTGCGCGAAACGCTCGAAGCCCTGTTTGTGAACGTACGTTGCCCCTTTGTGCTTACCCAGGCCTATCACCAGCATCTTCATAAGGCCGCTCTCTACAGGCCCACGGAAATTAGTATGGTTCTTAACCCTGTTCACCACCACCACGCCGTCCGCCTCGTAAGCAGGCTTGCTGAAAAAGACCGGCGTGCCGCTGGCGGTAGTGCCAAGCTGAATCACCTCCATGCTGGCTTCAATCGGCGCCCCCATCGTCGCTTCCGTGATGCCGTAGCTCATCAACACCTCCTTTTGCCCATCCGGATTGGCACCGCCATGACTACCCATGGCTGGGATAATAAAGGGATGAGTACCTAACCCCTTGAGTTTGTCAATTACGGTTTTGGTGATCTCCGCTATGCTGGCGATACCCCTGCTGCCAACAGCAACGGCTATGCGCTGCCCTTGGCGAAAACGGCCGCGTATCTCTTCGCAGTCTAACTCCTGCAAAATCACTTGCCGGACATTTGCTATCCTGTCAGACCGGAACCGTTGACGTACCTTGACCATCCGTGGAAATTCAACGTCGAATCCGCCGTAGATGATCGCCATTCCACTACCTCCATTTGACCGCGGCAAAATCAGGAGAAGGAGAGCGGCGTCTCCAGGAAGCCGCCCCGCCCTTGTACAGCCCCGCTACTTTATCAAGTCTTCAAAGGTATCAAACCCGCTGGCAATCCCCAAGGTGCGAGCGAACTCCAGCAAATTCTGCGCAACCACCGGGTTGAGTGGAATTCCCTTCTCCTTGCGCTCTTTGGCTTTCAATATCTCGATCTCGCCCGGCAGGAAGATCTCGTTCACCCCTTCAGCGGGCCTGGATCTCTTTATCATCGCAATGTAGGCGTCTACAGCTTCCTTGAATCGCTCTACATCCTGGAATCTACCCACGTCCATTGCCAGCATAAAGTGCCCAATGCGCTCGGGACGGTCGTCAATCATCAGGTCGCCAATATCTCGCCCCACGGCTGCTCCTGCCAGTAACGCGGCCAAGAGGTCGACCATAACAGCCAGCCCATAGCCTTTCGGGCCCGCCATGGGGAGGAGGGATCCTCCCTCCCAGAGGGCCTTCGGGTTATCCGTCGGCTTACCTTCCTTGTCAAGCAGCCACCCCAAGGGAATCCTTTCCTGCTTGCGGATGGCGATCTGCAGTTTGCCAACAGCTACGATGCTTGTTGCCATATCCAGGACGATGGGAAATTGCTCTCCGGGAACCCCAATAGCTATTGGGTTGGTGCCCAATAACCGTTCACTGCCGCCAAAAGGAGCCATAAATGGAGTTGTGTTGGCAGCAACCAGACCAATCATGTTTTCTTCGGTTGCCATCAGGGCATAGTAGCCAGCAATGCCAAAATGGTTGGTGTTGCGGGTAGCAACAGAGGCTATGCCATGTTCTTTAGCCCTTTCTATGCAGAGTTTCATAGCCCTAGGTGCTGTACAAATGCCAAGACCGTTGTCAGCATCGAGCACTACTGCGCTGCCAGAGTCTTGGATTACCTTGAGTGTTGGCGTACGGTTAATGAGGTCTTTCCTTAAGCGGCGATAATAGAGTTGCAATCGAGCCACCCCATGAGAGTCAACCCCCCTGAGGTCGGAGGCGAGAAGCACGTCGGCACCTACAGACGCGTCTTCGGTAGGGATCCCTAAAGCGCACAGCAACCTGAATGCTAAATTCCTAAGTTTTTCTTCGCTGACAACTATCACGTTATAGACCCCTTTCCCAAACTTCTGATATCTCTTGGCGCGCTTGGCCCTTCTTCATATCTGGCTGTAAGAACGCGGCTGTTGAAGAAGCCGCCAGGACTCTAAAGCGACACTCAAATAGTCAAGGTAATTAAATAGCCGATCACCGCTGTGGTCAGGAACACGACTATAAAGGGCTTCAGTACTTTCCGCAGGATATCTCCCTCTTGGCCTAGCAATCCAACTGTTGCCGCCACGGCCACGATGTTGTGGGTACAGATCATGTTGCCGATGGCCGACCCGAGGTGCTGCATGATGACTGGCTGGAGAGGAACTAAGCCCACGTGTTTGGCAGCTGTAACGTGCAAGCCGTTGAACATGAGGTTGGACGTTGCAGACGTCCCGGCAATATAGGCGCCCAGCGTCCCGATGGCCAGTGCTGCGAAAGGATACGTCCGGCCAACGGCTGTGCCCAAAGCAACTGCCAGAGCCTCCATCATCCCGCTAAAGCGCATGACCCGGGCCAGAGTCAAGAGACTTCCCAACGCTATAAAGGAAGGTATCATCCGGCGGAACGTCCTTCGCGCGTAGCAGCTCAGTTCACCAGTCTTGACCCCGAGGAGGAGACTGCCGGCTATGCAGCAGATCCAAAGGACAACTGCGATCCATGTCAAATAGCCATATTGCGTCAAAGTCTTGTAGGGAACGGTGTTGCGTACCAAGGGAAGCATGATTAAGACTAGCAGGTACGGCGACATGGCCCGCCACAACGGCATGTTTATCCGGGATAGATCCACGTTGGACCCTGCCAGGAGATACTCTTCGGGAACGGACTTTGTAAACCAGCGGGCAGAAACCCCCACCATGATCATTGTCACCAAACCGGTAGTCATGCCGACAACTTCTGGGCCGAGGAACGTAGAAGCGAACATGACAGCGGCACCAAAACTCAGGCCAGCAACAAGCAGGTTTGGGATTAACCCGCGTAACCCTTTACGGCCGAACACCGCCCAGATCAAAATGAATGGTAGAGTAAAGCCAAGTACAGGAACGGCCCGGCCCAACCAAAAGTTGATTTCTTCCGAGGTGATAATTCCCTTAACCACTGAAGCTCCGAAGTTCAATGTCGCACCTGCCGCCCCCCAGCAGACGATAAAGCTGTTGCATATCAAGGCAGCAGTAGCCGCGACGATGGGCTGGTAGCCTAAACCAATGAGCATTGGGGCAGCGACCGCTGCCGGACTCCCTGAGCCGGCAGCACCTTCCAGGAAGGAACCAAACCCCATGGCGATTATGACCAATAGGATGCGCTTGTCCCG
Coding sequences:
- a CDS encoding L-lactate permease, which encodes MVGLALLAVIPIAIVFLGMLVFHKPAMILGPLGLVVGTLLAMFVFHGAPDRIQFAFTDGGLESLRVIFMLWAAFTILDTVKGSGAMEVIKDAIKKVTRDKRILLVIIAMGFGSFLEGAAGSGSPAAVAAPMLIGLGYQPIVAATAALICNSFIVCWGAAGATLNFGASVVKGIITSEEINFWLGRAVPVLGFTLPFILIWAVFGRKGLRGLIPNLLVAGLSFGAAVMFASTFLGPEVVGMTTGLVTMIMVGVSARWFTKSVPEEYLLAGSNVDLSRINMPLWRAMSPYLLVLIMLPLVRNTVPYKTLTQYGYLTWIAVVLWICCIAGSLLLGVKTGELSCYARRTFRRMIPSFIALGSLLTLARVMRFSGMMEALAVALGTAVGRTYPFAALAIGTLGAYIAGTSATSNLMFNGLHVTAAKHVGLVPLQPVIMQHLGSAIGNMICTHNIVAVAATVGLLGQEGDILRKVLKPFIVVFLTTAVIGYLITLTI
- a CDS encoding Ldh family oxidoreductase yields the protein MIVVSEEKLRNLAFRLLCALGIPTEDASVGADVLLASDLRGVDSHGVARLQLYYRRLRKDLINRTPTLKVIQDSGSAVVLDADNGLGICTAPRAMKLCIERAKEHGIASVATRNTNHFGIAGYYALMATEENMIGLVAANTTPFMAPFGGSERLLGTNPIAIGVPGEQFPIVLDMATSIVAVGKLQIAIRKQERIPLGWLLDKEGKPTDNPKALWEGGSLLPMAGPKGYGLAVMVDLLAALLAGAAVGRDIGDLMIDDRPERIGHFMLAMDVGRFQDVERFKEAVDAYIAMIKRSRPAEGVNEIFLPGEIEILKAKERKEKGIPLNPVVAQNLLEFARTLGIASGFDTFEDLIK
- a CDS encoding lactate racemase domain-containing protein, whose amino-acid sequence is MAIIYGGFDVEFPRMVKVRQRFRSDRIANVRQVILQELDCEEIRGRFRQGQRIAVAVGSRGIASIAEITKTVIDKLKGLGTHPFIIPAMGSHGGANPDGQKEVLMSYGITEATMGAPIEASMEVIQLGTTASGTPVFFSKPAYEADGVVVVNRVKNHTNFRGPVESGLMKMLVIGLGKHKGATYVHKQGFERFAQLIPEVGRAIIERAPITCGLALVENGYHEQMLIRAVTPDKFEATDMELLDIAHAAMPRILFDAIDVLIVEKIGKNISGSGMDPNVTGRFSEPFMMALRPEPRVQKVVVLGLTKESHGNAIGLGSADVTTTSVIAQIDKEKTYANAITSTILRGGAIPMALDNDLQAIAVALKTCNRIEPSEAKVVRIRTTANLDEIEISESLLPEAEANDNIEISGQLRPMAFIDDGRLL